Within Hoplias malabaricus isolate fHopMal1 chromosome 16, fHopMal1.hap1, whole genome shotgun sequence, the genomic segment accaccacagagcgggtatgatttgtgtgtgggtttcattctcagttctgcagtgacactgatttagtggtggtatgttagtgtatgttgtcctggtacaagtggatcagacacagcagtgtacaTCAAAGGTGGAACTGCCCACTATAAAAAAATTGATGTGATTTGTGTTGAAGGAAGCCAGTTGATGAGTTATGTTCTTAAATGGTACCTACAACCCCTAGCTTCAGTGAATTCTATCTCTAATTGATCTTTGTAAAAGGCTCTAAAGTGGGAGGGTCTGTTGCGAGGTGGGCTGTAGACAGAGGCAGGGCCCTGCTCCATTGTTTGCTTTATTTCCATATCGACAGAGAAATAGCCACGCAGTGAGGGAACCAATGCAGCACAGTGATATGCAACATAAAAATAAGCAAGTGAGCCTTGCGTTAGAGTTGTATGAGGAGAGCTTTATCTGGGGTGGAAACATTAGCTTGCGTATTTGCATTCATGATGTGTCTGTACTTCAGAATGGAGTTAGTCCATTGAGGAGAGTTTAATCTGACATACACTGTCCGTCGAAGGATAAGCTACAGTCTCCAACTGGGTGGGGCTACAAAAGAGTGTGTTCTAATGAAGTGGCTAATCAGCATACACAGTCTAAataattttctcatttttttttgtttcagatGTTGTTGATGACAGAATCGCAGAAGAAGGTGCACTAGTCCTGAGAGGGTACCACAATTTTCTCTttaaatgtttgtgtatgtatttacTTACATCTCATTTTAATAAAGCAATACATGACACGgtattttcctctctttcttttgtcCTGTGAAGGTATGTTATTGAGCGTATCAGTACAGAAAACCCACCCATGCATGTGAGCCCAGAGGAGCTCGGGGGAAGGCCTGATGAAGGGGCTGACCCTCAAGTGAAAGAGGTTGTAGAGCAGCTTATTAGGATTGCTGAAGAGCTGAATCAAAATGCTGAGCTTCAACAGtaagtattttttaaatgaaaactaaGAATTGTTTCTCTTTGTCATGAGGAGACCACTGGTCTACTTGCGCTACGATGGGTCCTTCCCCTTGTATCTTATTTGGTGAAAAGAAACTCCAACCTGAAAGAACAGTGCACATTTGCCCTTAAGCAAATGGCATCATAAACTTGTCTAAGGTGATATGTAAACTTTGTTTGTTCCAAATTGTTCTATTAACATACAACCTCAGGCCAATTGATTGTTTTCTTTTAAGATTCTGTTTTTGGGTTCAGCAGAGTGCCATATGTCCCtggcttaagggcaaggccaccctgttcctccaggttggagttTCCCTTACCACAGGCATCCCTTTCGGCATTCAGAATTCCAGGGGGTCCATTCCAGAGTCCAGGGGGCTGGACCTATGGCAACTTTTATGGTTAAAATAAATGGTAACTAATGTAGAGTACTTAAATATGCATAGTTTATGACTGTATAAAGTAATTAATTTACATTATGTAAAAGGTAAGTGTTTACTACATATTTACACATTGCTTGTTTGGTTGCCATTGAGCATGAAATATTAATAACCCTTATACTGAGAGCATTTTGCTGTCTTCTCTCTGAACAGCCTCATCAGCACTGTAGAGGCCAACTATGCTCAAGAAGTGTTCATGACTGTGGCCAAGAGTCTCTTTACAGACGGCATTAACTGGGGCCGGGTCGTGGCTCTCTTTCATCTGGCCTATAAGCTCATTTACAGGGTAAAGCTCTTTTGCACACTTTAGTTTACATTAAGTTATACCAAATCTTGTGTGTCTTTACAGTTGCTAACAACATGTGTAAACTACATTGGGTGCTCAGATGACTACACTGTTTAGTTGTAACAAGTGTAATCTGAAATTGGAGGTTGTTGATAATGTGATCTATTGCTAGGTGGCGTGAGAGAACCTTCCAGATGTTTTACAGcatcactgtttaaaaacagcccaatgcatattattttatttgacctTTAGTAACTTAAGCTACGTTCACAAACCTGGTataagtggcccaaatctgatttggtgatcaaatcacattttttgttgttctgctgttcacactgtctgTGACCTCTCTAAGTTCAGTCTGAGCAGATCATGCTCTGAAACTGACCTGCATGGGCAGAAGGATGATGCTTCAGGCACTGACCAGAAGTCCAGACGTTTCATACAAAGCACTGGGACAGGACTGTATCTTTATACATATTTCCACAATTTTATATTCTCATAaataagagacaggaacctggaTTAACAAGTTTTTTTGGATTTTACAAGTTTtcatttctgaatatttttacataacGAAAATGCTTTGACCAGGCTCTTTCCATCTTCAAATTTAATAGAAAATGCTGTGCACTGTGCAGTCCAGAGATCATTCTCAACGGCCGGAGTGACTTAAAAGCAC encodes:
- the zgc:153993 gene encoding apoptosis regulator BAX isoform X1 — encoded protein: MADSNEHERADDSELQGAVGGEDVVDDRIAEEGALVLRGYVIERISTENPPMHVSPEELGGRPDEGADPQVKEVVEQLIRIAEELNQNAELQHLISTVEANYAQEVFMTVAKSLFTDGINWGRVVALFHLAYKLIYRALTQNHFEIIKMTMSWVLQFIREHISPWIRQQGGWPFAETCLCDAVRRPSLRPGRVQRARVAQNLLQARWELTGSWGRENFIART
- the zgc:153993 gene encoding apoptosis regulator BAX isoform X2; this encodes MADSNEHERADDSELQGAVGGEDVVDDRIAEEGALVLRGYVIERISTENPPMHVSPEELGGRPDEGADPQVKEVVEQLIRIAEELNQNAELQHLISTVEANYAQEVFMTVAKSLFTDGINWGRVVALFHLAYKLIYRALTQNHFEIIKMTMSWVLQFIREHISPWIRQQGGWKRVCATLSEGHHYAPAEFSAHVWHRTSSRLGGS
- the zgc:153993 gene encoding apoptosis regulator BAX isoform X3; protein product: MADSNEHERADDSELQGAVGGEDVVDDRIAEEGALVLRGYVIERISTENPPMHVSPEELGGRPDEGADPQVKEVVEQLIRIAEELNQNAELQHLISTVEANYAQEVFMTVAKSLFTDGINWGRVVALFHLAYKLIYRALTQNHFEIIKMTMSWVLQFIREHISPWIRQQGGWQGVIRRVSRWRNVSIIASVAVIAAFVYWRRTR
- the zgc:153993 gene encoding apoptosis regulator BAX isoform X4; the encoded protein is MADSNEHERADDSELQGAVGGEDVVDDRIAEEGALVLRGYVIERISTENPPMHVSPEELGGRPDEGADPQVKEVVEQLIRIAEELNQNAELQHLISTVEANYAQEVFMTVAKSLFTDGINWGRVVALFHLAYKLIYRALTQNHFEIIKMTMSWVLQFIREHISPWIRQQGGWGVIRRVSRWRNVSIIASVAVIAAFVYWRRTR